Genomic DNA from Candidatus Methylomirabilota bacterium:
GGCGAGCGGAGGCCGTCGGGATCAACATCCGCGCGCTCCAGTGGACCGCCTTCGTCGTCGCGGGTTTTTTCGCCGGTCTCGCCGGCGCGATTTTCGTGTTCCTCAAGGGCAGCGTCTTCCCCGTATACACCGAGGCGCCGATGTCGGTCCAGCCGCTGGTGATGGTGCTGCTCGGCGGTGTCGCCGCGCCCTCCGGCCCGCTGATCGGCGCTGCCGCCTACAAGCTCCTCGACACCGTGATCACGCGCTACACCGACTACTGGCAGGTGGGGCTGGGCGGTATCTTGATCGCGCTGGTGCTGGCCTTTCCGCGCGGGATCGCCGGCGTGCTCGACTGGAAACGATCGTGAGCGGGCCCGTTCTCGAGACGCGCGGGCTCGCCAAGTCCTTCGGCGGGGTGCAGGCCGTGGCGGGCGTGGACCTGGCCATGCCTCGCGGAGAGATCCGCGCGCTCATCGGCCCCAACGGGGCGGGGAAGACGACCTTCTTCAACATGCTCACGGGTCAGCTCAGGGCCGACGCGGGCGAGGTGCGATTCAAGGGCGAGCGCCTCTCGGGGCTGCCGCCGCACGCGGTGTGGCGCCGCGGCGTCAGCCGCACGTTCCAGATCACGGCCACCTTCGTCACGCTGACGGCGCTCGAGAACGTCCAGGTCGCGCTCTTCTCCCACGAGAAGCGGACGTACTCGCTGCTCGGGCGCGCCGCCCGGCTGGACGTGGACGCCGCGCGCGCGCTCCTCGGCCAGGTCGGGCTTGCCGCGCAGGCGGACAGGGTGGCGGGAGTGCTGGCCTACGGCGACCTTAAGAAACTCGAGCTCGCCGTGGCGCTGGCGAACACGCCGGAGATGCTGTTGCTGGACGAGCCCACGGCGGGTATGGCGCCGGCCGAGCGCGGCGCTCTCATGGCGTTGACCCAGCGGATCGCGCGTGAGCGGGGCCTGACGGTGCTGTTCACCGAGCATGACATGGACGTGGTCTTCTCGGTCGCCGACCGCATCATGGTGCTCCACCAGGGTCGCGTCATCGCCGAAGGCCGCCCCGACGAAGTCCGCGCCGATCCGCAGGTCCAAAAGGTGTATCTGGGAGAGGCCGAGTGATGCCGGGCGTACCTTTTTGGATACCGTTGACAGCGCCGCGCGAGGTGCGGGAGTATGACGCATGCCCCGGCCCGCGGACTCGTCGGACCTCGAACGGCTCGGCGGCGACCTGCGCCAGGAGATGTCTGCG
This window encodes:
- a CDS encoding branched-chain amino acid ABC transporter permease, whose product is RAEAVGINIRALQWTAFVVAGFFAGLAGAIFVFLKGSVFPVYTEAPMSVQPLVMVLLGGVAAPSGPLIGAAAYKLLDTVITRYTDYWQVGLGGILIALVLAFPRGIAGVLDWKRS
- a CDS encoding ABC transporter ATP-binding protein — encoded protein: MSGPVLETRGLAKSFGGVQAVAGVDLAMPRGEIRALIGPNGAGKTTFFNMLTGQLRADAGEVRFKGERLSGLPPHAVWRRGVSRTFQITATFVTLTALENVQVALFSHEKRTYSLLGRAARLDVDAARALLGQVGLAAQADRVAGVLAYGDLKKLELAVALANTPEMLLLDEPTAGMAPAERGALMALTQRIARERGLTVLFTEHDMDVVFSVADRIMVLHQGRVIAEGRPDEVRADPQVQKVYLGEAE